A window from Chrysemys picta bellii isolate R12L10 chromosome 2, ASM1138683v2, whole genome shotgun sequence encodes these proteins:
- the DIPK1C gene encoding divergent protein kinase domain 1C isoform X3, with translation MRGVFGFKRLRLKIWRRCTLLFFLCWAACWLLGSTFLFLVHRSVFSERCTDEKSHRILARLCLDYSKGALTGDLCEDLCVAQKLVYKQCLYYDRGKKVIQADWKGQPVILKSKKEIFSSYQRLRLLDEVETQDVPETELLLMVALEVKNVLGLELSNNTMGPLWTRRRDLHWKAQVASMWSLLQQEEYIYFSLLQDFSKHVLRVIGSCGHFYAVEYLTAGQAWHKTIFPLEDAVGPSFTGTKRKVKAITDIALSFLDMVNHFDNDFSHRLHLCDIKPENFAIRNDLTVVAIDVDMAFFEPKMRDILEQNCTEDEDCNFFDCFSKCDLTIRKCGAERANNNLQNGTF, from the exons ATGAGGGGCGTCTTCGGCTTCAAGCGGCTGAGGCTGAAGATCTGGAGGAGATGCACGCTCCTGTTCTTCCTCTGCTGGGCTGCCTGCTGGCTGCTGGGCAGCACGTTCCTCTTCCTTGTCCACAGGAGCGTCTTCTCTGAGCGCTGCACGGACGAGAAAAGCCACAGGATCCTGGCGAGGCTG TGTCTTGACTACAGCAAAGGAGCCCTGACTGGCGACCTTTGTGAAGACTTGTGTGTGGCACAGAAGCTGGTGTACAAACAGTGCCTTTACTACGACAGAGGTAAGAAGGTCATCCAGGCGGACTGGAAAGGCCAGCCAGTCATCTTGAAATCCAAAAAGGAAATCTTCTCTAGCTACCAGCGCCTCAGATTGCTTGATGAAGTGGAAACACAGGATGTTCCTGAGACAGAGCTTCTGCTGATGGTAGCTTTGGAGGTCAAAAATGTCCTGGGCCTGGAATTATCTAACAACACCATGGGACCCTTATGGACTAGGAGGAGAGATCTGCATTGGAAAGCACAAGTGGCCAGCATGTGGTCCTTACTCCAGCAGGAAGAATATATCTACTTCAGTCTACTGCAGGACTTCAGCAAACATGTCCTACGGGTCATCGGCTCCTGTGGCCACTTCTATGCTGTGGAGTATCTCACAGCCGGACAAGCCTGGCACAAAACTATTTTTCCTTTGGAGGATGCAGTTGGTCCCTCCTTCACTGGCACTAAACGCAAGGTGAAGGCAATAACTGACATTGCACTCAGCTTCCTAGATATGGTGAATCATTTTGATAATGATTTCTCTCACCGGCTTCACCTGTGCGATATCAAACCAGAGAATTTTGCTATCAGAAATGATCTCACG GTAGTCGCCATTGATGTGGATATGGCCTTTTTTGAACCTAAAATGAGGGACATCCTTGAACAGAATTGCACAGAAGATGAAGACTGTAATTTTTTCGATTGCTTTTCGAAGTGTGACCTGACAATCAGAAAATGTGGAGCAGAGAGGGCCAACAACAACCTGCAA
- the DIPK1C gene encoding divergent protein kinase domain 1C isoform X4 — protein MRGVFGFKRLRLKIWRRCTLLFFLCWAACWLLGSTFLFLVHRSVFSERCTDEKSHRILARLCLDYSKGALTGDLCEDLCVAQKLVYKQCLYYDRGKKVIQADWKGQPVILKSKKEIFSSYQRLRLLDEVETQDVPETELLLMVALEVKNVLGLELSNNTMGPLWTRRRDLHWKAQVASMWSLLQQEEYIYFSLLQDFSKHVLRVIGSCGHFYAVEYLTAGQAWHKTIFPLEDAVGPSFTGTKRKVKAITDIALSFLDMVNHFDNDFSHRLHLCDIKPENFAIRNDLTVVAIDVDMAFFEPKMRDILEQNCTEDEDCNFFDCFSKCDLTIRKCGAERANNNLQV, from the exons ATGAGGGGCGTCTTCGGCTTCAAGCGGCTGAGGCTGAAGATCTGGAGGAGATGCACGCTCCTGTTCTTCCTCTGCTGGGCTGCCTGCTGGCTGCTGGGCAGCACGTTCCTCTTCCTTGTCCACAGGAGCGTCTTCTCTGAGCGCTGCACGGACGAGAAAAGCCACAGGATCCTGGCGAGGCTG TGTCTTGACTACAGCAAAGGAGCCCTGACTGGCGACCTTTGTGAAGACTTGTGTGTGGCACAGAAGCTGGTGTACAAACAGTGCCTTTACTACGACAGAGGTAAGAAGGTCATCCAGGCGGACTGGAAAGGCCAGCCAGTCATCTTGAAATCCAAAAAGGAAATCTTCTCTAGCTACCAGCGCCTCAGATTGCTTGATGAAGTGGAAACACAGGATGTTCCTGAGACAGAGCTTCTGCTGATGGTAGCTTTGGAGGTCAAAAATGTCCTGGGCCTGGAATTATCTAACAACACCATGGGACCCTTATGGACTAGGAGGAGAGATCTGCATTGGAAAGCACAAGTGGCCAGCATGTGGTCCTTACTCCAGCAGGAAGAATATATCTACTTCAGTCTACTGCAGGACTTCAGCAAACATGTCCTACGGGTCATCGGCTCCTGTGGCCACTTCTATGCTGTGGAGTATCTCACAGCCGGACAAGCCTGGCACAAAACTATTTTTCCTTTGGAGGATGCAGTTGGTCCCTCCTTCACTGGCACTAAACGCAAGGTGAAGGCAATAACTGACATTGCACTCAGCTTCCTAGATATGGTGAATCATTTTGATAATGATTTCTCTCACCGGCTTCACCTGTGCGATATCAAACCAGAGAATTTTGCTATCAGAAATGATCTCACG GTAGTCGCCATTGATGTGGATATGGCCTTTTTTGAACCTAAAATGAGGGACATCCTTGAACAGAATTGCACAGAAGATGAAGACTGTAATTTTTTCGATTGCTTTTCGAAGTGTGACCTGACAATCAGAAAATGTGGAGCAGAGAGGGCCAACAACAACCTGCAA
- the DIPK1C gene encoding divergent protein kinase domain 1C isoform X1 translates to MRGVFGFKRLRLKIWRRCTLLFFLCWAACWLLGSTFLFLVHRSVFSERCTDEKSHRILARLCLDYSKGALTGDLCEDLCVAQKLVYKQCLYYDRGKKVIQADWKGQPVILKSKKEIFSSYQRLRLLDEVETQDVPETELLLMVALEVKNVLGLELSNNTMGPLWTRRRDLHWKAQVASMWSLLQQEEYIYFSLLQDFSKHVLRVIGSCGHFYAVEYLTAGQAWHKTIFPLEDAVGPSFTGTKRKVKAITDIALSFLDMVNHFDNDFSHRLHLCDIKPENFAIRNDLTVVAIDVDMAFFEPKMRDILEQNCTEDEDCNFFDCFSKCDLTIRKCGAERANNNLQVICDKIFRHWFSPNLRGHTISFPLQLQLQKAVHECAKPEPKDLTQHQQTSLHSLSELYHLLQASQRELQKADG, encoded by the exons ATGAGGGGCGTCTTCGGCTTCAAGCGGCTGAGGCTGAAGATCTGGAGGAGATGCACGCTCCTGTTCTTCCTCTGCTGGGCTGCCTGCTGGCTGCTGGGCAGCACGTTCCTCTTCCTTGTCCACAGGAGCGTCTTCTCTGAGCGCTGCACGGACGAGAAAAGCCACAGGATCCTGGCGAGGCTG TGTCTTGACTACAGCAAAGGAGCCCTGACTGGCGACCTTTGTGAAGACTTGTGTGTGGCACAGAAGCTGGTGTACAAACAGTGCCTTTACTACGACAGAGGTAAGAAGGTCATCCAGGCGGACTGGAAAGGCCAGCCAGTCATCTTGAAATCCAAAAAGGAAATCTTCTCTAGCTACCAGCGCCTCAGATTGCTTGATGAAGTGGAAACACAGGATGTTCCTGAGACAGAGCTTCTGCTGATGGTAGCTTTGGAGGTCAAAAATGTCCTGGGCCTGGAATTATCTAACAACACCATGGGACCCTTATGGACTAGGAGGAGAGATCTGCATTGGAAAGCACAAGTGGCCAGCATGTGGTCCTTACTCCAGCAGGAAGAATATATCTACTTCAGTCTACTGCAGGACTTCAGCAAACATGTCCTACGGGTCATCGGCTCCTGTGGCCACTTCTATGCTGTGGAGTATCTCACAGCCGGACAAGCCTGGCACAAAACTATTTTTCCTTTGGAGGATGCAGTTGGTCCCTCCTTCACTGGCACTAAACGCAAGGTGAAGGCAATAACTGACATTGCACTCAGCTTCCTAGATATGGTGAATCATTTTGATAATGATTTCTCTCACCGGCTTCACCTGTGCGATATCAAACCAGAGAATTTTGCTATCAGAAATGATCTCACG GTAGTCGCCATTGATGTGGATATGGCCTTTTTTGAACCTAAAATGAGGGACATCCTTGAACAGAATTGCACAGAAGATGAAGACTGTAATTTTTTCGATTGCTTTTCGAAGTGTGACCTGACAATCAGAAAATGTGGAGCAGAGAGGGCCAACAACAACCTGCAA GTCATCTGTGACAAAATATTCCGTCACTGGTTTTCTCCAAATCTCAGGGGACACACAATTTCCTTCCCTCTGCAGTTGCAGTTGCAAAAGGCTGTTCATGAATGTGCCAAACCAGAGCCCAAGGACTTGACACAACACCAGCAAACGTCTCTGCATTCTCTGTCTGAGTTATACCATTTGCTGCAAGCCAGTCAAAGAGAGCTTCAAAAAGCAGATGGTTAG
- the DIPK1C gene encoding divergent protein kinase domain 1C isoform X2: MDAKCLDYSKGALTGDLCEDLCVAQKLVYKQCLYYDRGKKVIQADWKGQPVILKSKKEIFSSYQRLRLLDEVETQDVPETELLLMVALEVKNVLGLELSNNTMGPLWTRRRDLHWKAQVASMWSLLQQEEYIYFSLLQDFSKHVLRVIGSCGHFYAVEYLTAGQAWHKTIFPLEDAVGPSFTGTKRKVKAITDIALSFLDMVNHFDNDFSHRLHLCDIKPENFAIRNDLTVVAIDVDMAFFEPKMRDILEQNCTEDEDCNFFDCFSKCDLTIRKCGAERANNNLQVICDKIFRHWFSPNLRGHTISFPLQLQLQKAVHECAKPEPKDLTQHQQTSLHSLSELYHLLQASQRELQKADG, translated from the exons ATGGACGCAAAA TGTCTTGACTACAGCAAAGGAGCCCTGACTGGCGACCTTTGTGAAGACTTGTGTGTGGCACAGAAGCTGGTGTACAAACAGTGCCTTTACTACGACAGAGGTAAGAAGGTCATCCAGGCGGACTGGAAAGGCCAGCCAGTCATCTTGAAATCCAAAAAGGAAATCTTCTCTAGCTACCAGCGCCTCAGATTGCTTGATGAAGTGGAAACACAGGATGTTCCTGAGACAGAGCTTCTGCTGATGGTAGCTTTGGAGGTCAAAAATGTCCTGGGCCTGGAATTATCTAACAACACCATGGGACCCTTATGGACTAGGAGGAGAGATCTGCATTGGAAAGCACAAGTGGCCAGCATGTGGTCCTTACTCCAGCAGGAAGAATATATCTACTTCAGTCTACTGCAGGACTTCAGCAAACATGTCCTACGGGTCATCGGCTCCTGTGGCCACTTCTATGCTGTGGAGTATCTCACAGCCGGACAAGCCTGGCACAAAACTATTTTTCCTTTGGAGGATGCAGTTGGTCCCTCCTTCACTGGCACTAAACGCAAGGTGAAGGCAATAACTGACATTGCACTCAGCTTCCTAGATATGGTGAATCATTTTGATAATGATTTCTCTCACCGGCTTCACCTGTGCGATATCAAACCAGAGAATTTTGCTATCAGAAATGATCTCACG GTAGTCGCCATTGATGTGGATATGGCCTTTTTTGAACCTAAAATGAGGGACATCCTTGAACAGAATTGCACAGAAGATGAAGACTGTAATTTTTTCGATTGCTTTTCGAAGTGTGACCTGACAATCAGAAAATGTGGAGCAGAGAGGGCCAACAACAACCTGCAA GTCATCTGTGACAAAATATTCCGTCACTGGTTTTCTCCAAATCTCAGGGGACACACAATTTCCTTCCCTCTGCAGTTGCAGTTGCAAAAGGCTGTTCATGAATGTGCCAAACCAGAGCCCAAGGACTTGACACAACACCAGCAAACGTCTCTGCATTCTCTGTCTGAGTTATACCATTTGCTGCAAGCCAGTCAAAGAGAGCTTCAAAAAGCAGATGGTTAG